In Arvicanthis niloticus isolate mArvNil1 chromosome 16, mArvNil1.pat.X, whole genome shotgun sequence, the sequence TGATAGAGCATTGATATTCACTCTGCATTTATTATCAGATGCATTGAAAAAAAACTTATACAACAAGTAATCTTAGAATTCTCTGGAAACAGTGTTTCTATTTGGAGAGCTCTGATTTTTTGAGTCTCTGGATGAAGACTTACTCTCTATGCAGAGGCATCcttagaggcagagaaacaggctGTTCAAATTTCACTTTTAGCATGAAAAAGGTTGGGGCTGGATGAGAATTCAGCCAGGTTTGCTGTTGTAAATAAACAATTTGGATCAAGTGATGTTTTTGTATTTTCAGGTCATACATCTATGGAATCATCAagcttatattattattattattattattattattattattatcattatcatcatcatcattattattatataatgatttttttcactAAGTGGGCAAATTATTCTCAACAAAGAATTGTACTGGCAGGGATATTCAAAACACCCTCCATTACAAATACCACTATTAATTTCTACTTAGAGTGTAAGTCCCTAAATGAGAAGAGTATATTTCAAGATATTAACAAAGTGACAGTTGAAACTTCAAGCTCATCTGTTCTGTCATGTCCTGATAGCAGGGTGAAGCCCTGTTATCATGAAACTCTTGAAGGATaagcaggaagaagtaaaaagTTCCCAGAAGTGAGcgcaaaaagattaaaaaaaaataaaacaaaaataaaacaggagagagagagagagagagagagagagagagagagagagagagagagagagatcagcagACACAGAGACCAGATAGATTCAGAGGAAGTAACCCGAATCCTGTACTTAGGAGTCTGTGTTGGACAGCCTCTTCACAGAGCAGACTgtaaagaagagagggaaatatATCCAGTTTATAACATAAGCCAAACTTGCTTTGAAGCAAGCAGTATCTTGCTCTTATCCTCAGAAGTGGATGTTAAGTGTCacggaggaaggggagggagttAGGGCCATAGGCACCTTTTAGCACAATGCAGCCTACATGCTGGTGCTGGCTTGCCTTGAAGTCAGCAGATAACTTAAGTCCTGGTGGGCTTCAGGAGGAAGGTGATGTCAACAAACTTGtgtatgagagaacagaaaggtttcCTGGACTCCATCCTACTCTCAGTTCACGTCCACCATTTTTtcctctatattttaaaaatgacccCTAGACAAGTTGAAATTTTAACCAGATTTTATACAGTGCTGCAACCAACAATTACATTTTGTGTTTGTCTCAGTTTTAAGTTTATAAAACATGTATATGAATGAAGCTATGTGAGataatgtaatatatgtatatatacagtgtgtgtgtgtgtgtgtatgcagaaaTGGAACTGAAATCTATTCCACTGGCATTTGGTAGGTGTTTATTGCTTCTTAGACACTGCTGTGTATACTGGGAACAGGGCAATGTAACCATGTTTCTCAGAAACCTCCCTTTGCTCTGGCTTCTTTGGTATCTGAACTTCACCACCTTGCTCTGGAGAGGCTACAAGGCTCTCCTCACTCACGTAAGTATCAAGTCCACCATTTCACTGCTTTCCAAATGAGGCTAATGAGTACTCCGGGGTGCAAAATTTTTCCCAAGATCAAGGTAGGGAATAGTACCAAAGGAATTGTCCCCTGATCCTCATCCAACTTTTTGCACATTTCCAAAAATCAATCTGTTTAAGAGCTGTTTCTCTTCCCAACTTCCCTGTTCAAAAACAATATCTTCTTCTTGATAAGGAATGGTATAATTGTGTGCTATGATCTGAAAATGCCCCAGAGTGTAAGTTAGTGTCAGGGCCAAGGAGCATTGAAACTATGAAGGACAAATAATAAAGTAGCAAATTCTTGTGAGCTAAAGGAATTGTCAACTAATGGATCAACAGGAACAGTTATGATGACAGATTCCTGTGTAATTTCTGCATATGTGTAATAAAGTGTTGAAATAATTTGATGTCATTGCTTCAGAAAAGCCAATTTCCCTCTCAGGGCCATTGTGTCAACTGGAGGAGCTGGTTTATCAGAGATTAATATTCTACTGTGAGATGCAGGAGTGGAATTGATGCTGGAGCCTTCCTCATTTGGGATAATATGTAGTCATAGTTGCATATAAGAACAAAAATCTACAATGCATATTAACAGAAGgcttttcaataaaattttaatattttgtctaaTGTAATTTTTCAAATGTTGACAGACATTTATACTGTTTGGGTGAAATATATGCTAGTTATATAATATCTAGAAGAAAATCTTTTATAAAGTACTTGTAATCTCAATACTAcaaaaagagcaaaaaaaaagGACCCACATAGATACAGAGGAATCCATAGAAGGACTACAACTATGAAAATGTTGTAAAATGTTCTGTATTGAAATATCTATAATATTAtggttattatatttacattcatttacataatttaaaacaagtaTTAATGGAAATCATAGCATCAATAtttagataatttgaataggtgaAGAGGTAACATACTGGTTTCATTTAGGTTAGTATTCCCAATGTGGTAGGAGTAGGGTCCTTTAACTATTTCAGTATCTGATTAAAATAGTTAACAACCTGACATatcacattttaaagttttattgagGAAGCAAGCTGACATACATCAAAATGATAATGAAATGTTCCTGTCAACTATATGATGCTATCTTAAGTCAGATTTACAACTTTCCCAACATCTCATTGAAAAAGTCAGGTCTCTGGCAGTGTTGATAGGAAATCAGGAAGGGATAGCAGAATGAACAGCTAGAGCAGGATGACCTCCTACTTTGTAGGCTTTCCAGTTCCTGTGGCCACTGTCATTCCATTGCTATGGTAATGGTGGTGCAAAACTAGAattatttctgagtctttgttGTTCCAAGTACGAAATCTGTACCACTTTTCTAATATCAAGGTACTAGGAGAGCCATGATTCTTCTAGAAACTTTGGGAGAGAACCGTTCTTTAGCTCTTTTAGCTTCTGGTAGTTTTTGGCTTCTGTTAGTTTGTAGCCAAGTCACTGTAGTTCTTGAGACTAGCCACATCTTCAAAtctctctgttccatctttattttgtcttctcatctgtaGGTCAGTCTCATGTTTCCTTCTAGCCTTCCTTTAAAATTTCTTGTCATTGGATGAAAAGGCACCTTGTTAATTCAGGACAATCTCTCCATTCAGCAGTtagtaatttaaattattaattcaaTCACATTTCAAAACTTTGTAACAGTGACAGGTTCTGTGCATTAGAACATGCAAAGCATTTGTTGTGGTTTCCCAATAAGCTTGACTTTAGGTGtatctgtgtctttctgtgtgtgtgtgtgtgtgtgtgtgtgtgtgtttgtgtctctgtgtgtatgtgtctgtctctctgtgtctctgtgtgtgtgtctgtgtgtgtgtgtctgtgtgtgtatgtgtctgtctctctgtgtctgtgtgtgtgtgtctgtgtgtgtgtgtctgtgtgtgtgtgtctgtgtgtgtctgtgtgtgtctgtgtgtgtctgtgtgtgtatgtgtctgtctctctgtgtctctgtgtgtgtgtgtctgtgtgtgtgtgtctgtgtgtgtgtgtgtttgaatgcatgATCATGTGTAGATGTGGATATAACACACagcttttacatttcttttatagAAAATCTGACTTTGTTCTCCAGGCTAATCCTGAACTCTTGGcttcaatcttcctgcctcatcctcctgagtagctgggggACAAGAATCACTGCTCTGTCTATCATGGACAGTCAGTCAAATGAGTTCTAGGAATTAAACATTATGACTCTGACACAAGGAATGACTTCACAAAGATTAAATGAAGCTCTTTCCAAAGTATTCCTTCATCTCTGAACTGGATTGTTTCTCCAACTGTAATGaacacatttcaaaatatttcttcctGCTGTGCTGTCTTACCCTGTAATTCCACCAATCACTGGGTTTCCACAACCTCCTAGTCAATTTCTCTTCAGTGACAAGTCCCAAGGATCTGCCTTGATGCCCTTTTATTATTTCATCTGATAAACATTGAGTAAAAGTGTTCTGGGGCTTGGGGCATTGTAGTTGTTCCTGAGGAAACTGAGAGAAGAGAAtatcatagatttttttaaattattgaaaacTAAGACTCAAAATAACAAAGCAATTCTGAAGTCTCTACACTAGCATTCACTGAATACTTAATGTACTTGGGGTCATTAGTTACTAAGTATCATCTTCAAGACTGAGAATGTTTCCCTTTGAATTGAACAGTGAAGGGAAAAACATATAGTAAGAATTGGTGATGTCATGAATTGATGAACATCTTCAGGCTTGTAAACTGTTCACTGATGTTACTGCTTTGACGCACCCACCTTTTAGCCTTTCTTGTTCCTGTTACTTTTGCAGGTACTCAAGTGGACTGGCACCATGAGAAATGTGAGCAGAAGCCACGTGGAGGAGTTTGTCttggtgggttttcctacctCTCGACCCTTCCAGGCActcctatttgttttcttttttgcagtTTATCTGTTGACATTACTGGAAAATGTACTCATTGTTTCTACGATCTGGTTCACTCCAAGCCTCCATCGccccatgtactttttcctcGGTCATCTCTCCTTCCTGGAACTATGGTACATCAACGTTACTGTTCCCAGACTCTTGGGAGTCTTTCTTACTGAGGACAGTAGGGTCTCGTTTGTGGGCTGCATGACCCAGCTTTACTTCTTTATTGCCTTAGCCTGCACTGAGTGTGTCCTGTTGGCAGTTATGGCCTATGATCGCTATCTGGCTATCTGTGAACCCCTTCGTTACCCTACTCTCATGCCTCCCAGACTGGCCACTCGCCTAGCAGCTGCTTCTTGGGGCAGCGGGTTCTTTAGTTCCATGATGAAGCTACTTTTCATTTCCCGGTTATCCTACTGTGGGCCCAATATCATCAACCACTTTTTCTGTGATATTTCCCCATTGCTCAACCTCACTTGCTCAGACAAGGAACAAGCTGAGCTAGTAGACTTCCTGCTCGCACTGGTAATGATTCTGTTGCCTCTAGTAGGCGTGGTTTTCTCATATGCTGCCATCATTGTAGCCATCTTGAGGATCCCTACAGCCCAGGGACGCCAGAAAGCCTTCTCCACCTGCACCTCCCACCTGACAGTGGTTGTCATCTACTACTCCTCCACTCTTTTCACCTACGCACGTCCCCGAGCCATGTACACCTTCAACTACAACAAGATCATCTCTGTGCTCTACACTGTCATTGTCCCATTCCTCAACCCAGCCGTCTACTGTTTAAGAAACAAGGAGGTGAAGGATGCCTTCAGGAAGACCATGGTAGGAAGATGCCACCATCCTAGCGATGGTCCAGATTGATGTGTGACAGATCctagcagagaagaaaagaagtctACTAAGGATTTGACTATCAGTCACAGAATGGCCTTTTAGGGAACATCAGTGTCAATTAGTCAACATTTCAAAAATTGGAAGTTGCATACTACAAACAAAATTAATAGACCATTGATTGTGTTCAGACATTTACAAACTAAGGTTGGATTACAAACACAAGCATTAGCTGTGGTGGAAGGCTTCCAGTGAAGATTCTCTAATACCATGCTTTTTCACTCAGGGTTTGGGTTTGCTTGAGTTTTGTCTTACCTGTCTTCtgtttgctttgattttgctTTGGAAGGTTTAGGGGAGAAAGACATTGAAAGGAGCATGATGCGGGTGGCTATGGAGGAAGTAACGGTCTAGGGGGAGTACGTGAAGAGTCTGATCAAGTATATCTATCATAACCCTACCATGATTAATTTCAAGACTGCCTAGGAATAATTGTTTCACAACCAGTTTGAGATTTTCTGCTTTATATCAAGcttattattttatgtctaaAAATCTGAAATAACAGGGTCTTCAAAGATCTGTATTTTCAACTTTTACTTCCATTAAAAACTgtaaaagtatatattatatataacctaatattaaattttatggaCTCTTAAAAACTTAATTTCTGCAGATCTCAAAACTTACTGACAGTCAAGATGTTGGTATTCAGTCACAAATGCATCAAGATGGCTGTAGCCCTTGTGATCTCTTCTCTTGAATTTCAGGAGGATATGAAGTTGGTTAGCTTAGTGGATACTGATTAAGTAGTCAACAAAATGTGTTAGAAAACTTTTATTCAAGGTCACCTCTTACTACCTAGAACACAATATTTGTCAAATACTTGTCATTTCACCcctagtgagaagagaagacaatatAACACAAGAAAATATCTGAAATCCAGAGACTAGCTAAAGACTTTTCTGTTCTGAATGGGATGTCTTACCTTTGCACCCTAAATTGTAGATATTCTGCCAAATTCTTTTGAGTTTTGGAAAGCTGTTTGAACATTTTAGACATGATGTAAACTCCATATCACTTATTGATCTGTTTACTCAAACTTCTGTACATTGAACAAAATCAGTGGAACTAAGAATAGAATTAATATCAAATTGAACACATCCCATTAGCACACAGATTCTCTGTATACATTTGCCTATACTAACCTAGACTTTGTGTATTGAGATAGGAGTGAGGATTGTTATTGAGAAAAAATTACTTATGGATAATTTATAAAATCATCAAAAACTATTCTGACCTACATAAAACAACTTGCAATTAGCcttgaactcttctctccatgtgaCTTGGTTTCTGTTGCAGTTCCTGGTATAGAGTTACTGAAAGCATGGAGTTCATGGTGAAAATTACAAACCCTAGAAACAACAAATACCAGGTGAATCCTAAAGTTGCTACTTAGGACTCAGACAATCATAAGTAAGGAAAATTAAATCCTAATTCAAATTTTCTCTCCTTCATTATGAAAATAACACCAACCTCATGGGCTTGTGGATACTAAACAAATGTGGTGTGTCtaagcaaagaattttttaaaaatttctttctctctgtggataGATTACTTTATGGATACTGGGGGTTAATTTCCTACTCATTATGGCTCAGAAATCTGATAAATGTTGCTAGGCAATATTATGATCTGCAATGCCCTCCAGCTGTGGagattttataaaagaaatcctATCTTCAActacttttctctcttgttctgtcATTTCCACTGAGGTCTGGTTGCTCTGCATACACATGAATCTGTTCCACAGCAATGTTGGCTCTTATGGAGTTGAAGTCAAAGTGGATTCTACACCCTTTTATATAGACCTTATATCACTGTAGTTAAGATTTTAAGTAGCAGTTTTACCTGCTGCCAGCTTTCATTGGTCTTTCCCTGTAAGATAAATTCCTATTGTTTTCCTATTCTATGTTTCTCCAAGAAACATAGAATCTCTTGATGCCAACCACAGATTTCAGTGGTGTATTGGGTTGTGTTTCCGATACTAAGAAAATCTGGACTATAACAGAATTAACTAACAATAAGCATTAATTAGATGTTAAAAGTCCATTATTATAACTATCTTATCATTGTTAATACCAATCTATGATTTCTAGCAGATAGTCCTCTCTTGTGAACTGCGTGCTAAACTCACTCAAATATTAAGGAGTTGTAGTTTTCTAAGACATTTTGGAAAGCAAAGAACCAGGAATCCTTATAATTATTTGTAAAGATTATACGCCAATTAATAAGTTTAGCATTTCTAGTTATAGAATACAAAATGGGTTGAGGAAATGgagtttctcctctctttttcttttattaaaaatagattttgttttatctGATATATTGCTTAATTTTTCGctaccctctgttctctctagttcctccctgcttcccttcccaTCTGAATAcaccccctctctgtctcttattAGTAAATAAACAGGCATCTAAAGGATAGTAATTAATAAGATATAGCAAAAATGAATCAGAATAGGACACAACATACAAGAATAAGAAAACAGGATCCACTCTTGTGATGCATCCAAAGACACCataacatcaaggatag encodes:
- the Or6p1 gene encoding olfactory receptor 6P1 codes for the protein MRNVSRSHVEEFVLVGFPTSRPFQALLFVFFFAVYLLTLLENVLIVSTIWFTPSLHRPMYFFLGHLSFLELWYINVTVPRLLGVFLTEDSRVSFVGCMTQLYFFIALACTECVLLAVMAYDRYLAICEPLRYPTLMPPRLATRLAAASWGSGFFSSMMKLLFISRLSYCGPNIINHFFCDISPLLNLTCSDKEQAELVDFLLALVMILLPLVGVVFSYAAIIVAILRIPTAQGRQKAFSTCTSHLTVVVIYYSSTLFTYARPRAMYTFNYNKIISVLYTVIVPFLNPAVYCLRNKEVKDAFRKTMVGRCHHPSDGPD